A portion of the Candidatus Binataceae bacterium genome contains these proteins:
- a CDS encoding CoA transferase, which yields MSAGAAPLGDALGGFVVLEVGDERGEFAGVLLAGLGAEVIRVEPPGGAPSRRLGPFASGAPHPERSLHFWRYNLNKKSVTLDLGNSAAAPVLARVAAHADVIIDSGEAAAVARRMAAYRELRAASPRLIVCAITPFGLDGPWRDFKMTDLTQLAMGGIMAVCGYEPGADGKYDTAPIAPAAWHAYHLGSEYAAVSIAAALNFRELSGEGQEIDVSIHEAINTCTEFTMPSYIYAGVVVKRQTARHASASISPPWLRRAADGVYVNAIIAPTDREFRALVRLLDDCGVTHDLNSEAFSDPTRRGRREAQREIFAALDRLVASRPAEEIFRRAQALGLAWAPVRRPEENLADEHFRRRGSFAAIAHPELGGDLLYPASVATDGERPHFNYRRRAPRLSEHTGEILARAGYAADEIAALRAARII from the coding sequence GTGAGCGCCGGGGCCGCGCCGCTGGGCGACGCGCTCGGCGGCTTCGTCGTGCTGGAGGTCGGTGACGAGCGCGGCGAGTTCGCCGGAGTGCTGCTGGCGGGGCTGGGCGCCGAGGTTATCCGCGTCGAGCCGCCCGGCGGCGCGCCGTCGCGCCGGCTCGGCCCGTTCGCCTCCGGCGCACCCCACCCCGAGCGCAGCCTCCATTTCTGGCGCTACAACCTCAATAAGAAGAGCGTCACGCTCGACCTCGGCAATTCGGCGGCGGCGCCGGTCCTCGCGCGTGTCGCCGCGCACGCCGACGTGATTATCGACTCGGGCGAAGCGGCGGCGGTGGCGCGCCGGATGGCGGCGTACCGCGAGCTGCGCGCGGCGAGTCCGCGGCTGATCGTTTGCGCGATCACGCCGTTCGGACTCGACGGCCCCTGGCGCGATTTCAAAATGACCGACCTTACGCAGCTCGCGATGGGCGGCATCATGGCGGTGTGCGGCTACGAGCCCGGCGCCGACGGCAAGTACGACACGGCGCCGATCGCGCCCGCCGCCTGGCACGCCTACCATCTCGGCTCCGAGTACGCGGCGGTTTCGATAGCCGCGGCGCTCAACTTCCGCGAGCTCAGCGGCGAAGGACAGGAGATCGACGTCTCGATCCACGAGGCGATCAACACCTGCACCGAGTTCACGATGCCGAGCTACATTTATGCCGGCGTGGTGGTGAAGCGACAAACCGCGCGCCATGCGAGCGCCTCAATCTCGCCGCCCTGGTTGCGGCGCGCCGCCGACGGCGTTTACGTCAACGCCATAATCGCGCCGACCGACCGCGAGTTCCGCGCCTTGGTGCGCCTGCTTGACGACTGCGGCGTAACGCACGATCTGAACTCCGAGGCCTTCTCCGATCCCACCCGGCGCGGCAGGCGCGAGGCGCAGCGCGAAATTTTCGCTGCCCTGGATCGCCTGGTGGCCTCGCGCCCGGCCGAGGAGATCTTCCGGCGCGCGCAGGCGCTGGGGCTCGCGTGGGCGCCGGTGCGCCGTCCCGAGGAAAATCTCGCCGACGAACATTTCCGCCGGCGCGGCAGCTTCGCCGCGATCGCCCATCCGGAGCTCGGAGGCGACCTCCTATATCCCGCGTCGGTGGCAACCGACGGCGAGCGCCCGCATTTCAACTACCGTCGGCGCGCGCCCCGCCTGAGCGAGCATACTGGGGAAATCCTCGCGCGCGCCGGCTACGCGGCGGACGAGATCGCCGCGCTGCGCGCCGCGCGGATTATATAG
- a CDS encoding dienelactone hydrolase family protein, translating into MKPVWGVLVISAAAFVLSGAAAALGAIKTETVIYQEGQVEAHSVLAYDQSAAGRRPGVLVVPEWWGLNDYAKRRAEMLAKLGYTAMAVDIYGDGKTTVDPKQAGAWSHELRAGDRHELRARIAAALAKLKSEPMVDPTRTAAIGYCFGGTTVLELARSGADVNGVVSFHGGLDTQKPAQPGQIKARILACHGADDPFEPPLQVQAFEDEMRNARADWQLNIYSGAEHSFTNPAADSFHIKGVTYNAEADRRSWRAMRDFFREIFKPRPRSDGAHDKP; encoded by the coding sequence ATGAAACCTGTGTGGGGCGTCCTGGTGATCTCGGCGGCCGCCTTCGTGCTCTCGGGCGCGGCGGCCGCGCTCGGCGCGATCAAAACCGAAACCGTCATCTACCAGGAAGGTCAGGTCGAGGCGCACAGCGTCCTCGCTTACGATCAGAGCGCGGCCGGCCGCCGTCCCGGCGTGCTGGTCGTGCCGGAATGGTGGGGGCTCAACGACTACGCAAAGCGCCGCGCAGAGATGCTGGCGAAGCTCGGCTACACAGCGATGGCGGTCGATATCTACGGCGACGGCAAGACCACCGTCGATCCTAAACAGGCTGGCGCATGGTCGCACGAGCTGCGCGCCGGCGATCGCCATGAGCTGCGCGCGCGAATCGCCGCCGCCCTGGCGAAGCTCAAGAGCGAGCCGATGGTCGACCCCACCCGCACCGCCGCGATCGGCTACTGCTTCGGCGGCACCACGGTGCTCGAACTCGCGCGCAGCGGCGCCGATGTCAACGGCGTGGTCAGCTTCCATGGCGGACTCGACACGCAGAAGCCGGCGCAGCCCGGCCAAATCAAGGCGAGGATTCTCGCCTGCCACGGCGCCGACGATCCCTTCGAGCCGCCCCTCCAGGTGCAGGCCTTCGAGGACGAGATGCGCAACGCCCGGGCCGACTGGCAGCTCAACATCTACAGCGGCGCCGAGCACAGCTTCACCAATCCCGCGGCCGACAGTTTCCATATCAAGGGCGTCACGTATAACGCCGAGGCCGACCGCCGCTCATGGCGGGCGATGCGCGATTTCTTCCGGGAGATTTTCAAACCAAGGCCGCGGTCAGA